Proteins encoded within one genomic window of Pseudorasbora parva isolate DD20220531a chromosome 3, ASM2467924v1, whole genome shotgun sequence:
- the LOC137070472 gene encoding cytochrome P450 2J2-like: protein MLLMSLLNALDVKSYLGLLIILLLIFDFWKSKNAPNFPPGPWGFPFLGNVFIDFGYRAMDEVAAKFGNIFSLRVGYDKIVLVSGYEWVKEVLVTQGDYFIDRATSPLFKEVFGGNGISMSSGHNWRKQRHFTAFHLKAFAEGKNALELHIQQECVFLCQTFEEEQGCPFNPHGPLNNAAANVIGCFVFGKRFDYSFTDFQNLLLNSDSMFIENIPQIQFYNAFPGLAERFYGSHKTIQSNYTKLTAFIKKLIEKQKKDWDPFDHRDFIDAYIGEIDKRRKDTKAAFTVDNLSCITVDLLKAGTQTMTDTLRRALLLMIKYPKVQKKVQDEIDCVIGKSRQPCLVDRASMPYTNAVIHETQRVSNILPLIAPRLSSRDSVLAGYFIPKGTMVICNLSSVLKDSSQWEKPDQFYPEHFLDDQRNFRKREAFYPFSAGKRSCLGEQLARITLFLFFTSLLQRFSFSPPEGPEPCLEAQEKVKTPPEPFQICVSLR, encoded by the exons ATGCTTTTGATGTCATTACTGAATGCCTTGGATGTCAAGAGTTATTTGGGACTTCTTATCATATTGTTACTCATTTTTGATTTTTGGAAGAGTAAGAATGCGCCAAACTTTCCACCAGGACCATGGGGTTTTCCGTTTCTTGGCAACGTTTTCATCGATTTCGGCTATCGTGCGATGGATGAG GTGGCTGCAAAATTTGGCAACATTTTCAGCCTCAGAGTGGGATATGACAAGATTGTGCTAGTCTCTGGATATGAATGGGTAAAGGAGGTTTTGGTGACACAAGGAGACTACTTTATAGACCGGGCCACATCTCCTCTTTTTAAAGAAGTATTTGGAGGAAATG GCATTTCTATGAGCAGTGGCCACAACTGGAGGAAGCAGCGGCATTTTACTGCCTTTCACCTGAAGGCCTTTGCTGAAGGCAAAAACGCTTTGGAGCTTCACATTCAACAGGAATGCGTCTTTCTGTGTCAGACCTTTGAGGAAGAACAAG GATGCCCTTTCAATCCTCATGGCCCTCTAAACAATGCCGCTGCTAATGTAATTGGATGTTTTGTGTTTGGGAAGCGTTTTGACTACAGCTTCACTGACTTCCAGAACCTACTTCTAAATTCAGACTCCATGTTCATAGAAAATATTCCACAAATTCAG ttttataaTGCATTTCCTGGGCTTGCTGAACGTTTCTATGGATCACATAAGACTATTCAATCAAACTACACAAAGCTAACAGCCTTCATTAAGAAACTAATTGAGAAACAAAAGAAGGATTGGGATCCTTTTGATCATCGTGATTTTATAGATGCATACATTGGAGAGATAGATAAG AGAAGGAAGGATACAAAGGCGGCTTTCACTGTGGATAATCTTTCCTGTATCACTGTCGACCTGTTGAAGGCTGGGACACAGACCATGACTGACACCCTACGAAGGGCTTTACTTCTGATGATCAAGTACCCCAAAGTCCAAA AGAAAGTTCAAGATGAGATCGACTGTGTAATTGGGAAGTCGCGGCAGCCATGTTTGGTAGATCGAGCCAGTATGCCTTACACAAACGCAGTTATTCATGAAACTCAGAGAGTGAGCAACATCTTACCTCTGATTGCTCCCCGTCTGTCAAGTCGAGACTCTGTGCTGGCTGGATACTTCATTCCTAAA GGCACAATGGTCATTTGTAATCTCTCCTCTGTGCTGAAGGATTCATCCCAATGGGAAAAACCAGATCAGTTTTATCCTGAGCACTTCCTAGATGACCAAAGGAATTTCAGGAAACGGGAAGCATTTTATCCATTTTCAGCAG GGAAAAGGTCATGTCTTGGTGAGCAGCTGGCACGGATTACACTGTTCCTGTTCTTCACTTCCCTGCTCCAAAGGTTCTCATTTTCTCCTCCTGAGGGACCAGAACCTTGCCTCGAGGCCCAGGAAAAGGTCAAGACGCCCCCAGAACCCTTCCAGATCTGTGTGTCATTACGCTGA